Proteins co-encoded in one Desulfallas thermosapovorans DSM 6562 genomic window:
- a CDS encoding YlbF family regulator: MSILEKAYELGQEIAASEELNNMKNAELTMMQDQEAQSIIQEFNAKQRQYMEMQRQGQQLTETQKKEVADLEKRMLDNPLIYSFFQAQQNFEKVLEEINNIISKAITGEQSSCSDECCSSCSGCGH, translated from the coding sequence ATGTCTATATTGGAAAAAGCCTATGAGCTGGGGCAAGAGATTGCAGCTTCCGAGGAACTCAACAATATGAAAAACGCGGAACTAACAATGATGCAGGATCAAGAGGCCCAAAGCATTATCCAGGAATTCAACGCAAAACAAAGACAATACATGGAGATGCAAAGACAGGGGCAGCAATTAACAGAGACCCAAAAGAAAGAAGTTGCTGATTTGGAAAAGCGGATGCTTGATAATCCATTGATATACAGTTTCTTTCAAGCGCAGCAAAATTTTGAAAAAGTGTTGGAGGAAATCAATAATATTATCTCAAAAGCCATAACCGGTGAACAATCATCATGTAGTGACGAATGCTGCTCTTCCTGCAGTGGATGTGGCCACTAA
- a CDS encoding hydantoinase/oxoprolinase family protein, with protein sequence MYIGIDVGGTSTNAVLLNEGLVRASATVPSSEDIITSLLDALDRIMKGVPAELIERVVFSTTLITNLIAEKKYDPVGLILIPGPGLSHVHYKYNTDTFIISGAMDYRGREIIPLNDNEIEKAINNLNARGYKKVAVVGKFSVRNNKHEKTVASKLASLHPDWHVELGHQVAGQLNFPRRVVSTMLACATKDKYSFFVDSVQAALSRRGIEGAVYILKADGGTMPLNKVSGVPIETIFSGPAASTLGVQALIPPGETAVVVDIGGTTTDLALILSGQPLLSARGAPVYDNLTQVRALAVKSVAVGGDSLVERVGKEILVYSERLGPAFCLGGPMPTPTDALRVLGLTRLGSPKKATEAMEMLGQPLGMSPSEVAQKIINMVIDVIVQEIEAMFIQWEQEPAYRVWEVLQKRKERPDMVVGVGGGAAGFITQIAARIGANPVIPPYSPVANAIGAAVAIPTIQINLRADTEQGYYTIEQEGYQGKIEKDPFTEEDALLLADEWLKKRAEKYGLGNAVEKTEYTRRDVFTMVRNWITTGRIYDISVQTPRGIIGHIGARGGFK encoded by the coding sequence ATGTATATCGGTATAGATGTGGGAGGTACCAGTACCAACGCGGTGCTCCTGAATGAGGGGTTGGTACGGGCTTCGGCTACAGTGCCCAGCAGTGAGGATATCATAACATCTTTATTGGATGCACTGGATAGGATCATGAAGGGTGTACCTGCAGAATTAATTGAGCGGGTTGTCTTCAGTACTACCTTGATTACAAATTTAATTGCGGAAAAAAAATATGACCCCGTGGGTTTGATACTAATACCCGGACCCGGTTTAAGCCACGTGCATTATAAGTATAACACAGATACTTTTATTATTTCGGGCGCCATGGATTACAGGGGGCGGGAAATCATACCCCTGAATGATAACGAAATTGAGAAAGCCATAAATAATTTAAACGCCAGAGGATATAAAAAGGTAGCCGTGGTTGGAAAGTTTTCCGTACGGAACAATAAGCATGAAAAAACGGTTGCTTCCAAGTTAGCAAGCTTACACCCGGACTGGCATGTGGAATTGGGACATCAGGTTGCCGGTCAACTAAATTTCCCACGACGGGTGGTTTCCACCATGTTGGCCTGTGCCACTAAGGATAAATATTCATTTTTTGTTGACTCGGTACAGGCGGCTCTATCCAGGCGAGGTATTGAGGGAGCGGTATATATACTTAAAGCTGATGGCGGTACCATGCCTCTCAACAAAGTATCCGGTGTGCCCATCGAGACTATCTTCAGCGGGCCGGCCGCCAGTACCCTGGGTGTGCAAGCACTGATACCGCCGGGGGAAACGGCGGTGGTGGTGGATATCGGTGGTACCACCACAGACCTGGCTTTAATACTAAGCGGCCAACCGTTGCTTTCCGCCAGGGGTGCCCCGGTTTATGACAACCTTACACAGGTCCGGGCCCTGGCCGTAAAATCTGTGGCTGTAGGCGGAGATAGTTTAGTGGAGCGGGTGGGTAAAGAAATTTTAGTTTATTCTGAAAGACTGGGGCCGGCGTTCTGCCTGGGTGGCCCAATGCCCACGCCAACAGATGCGTTAAGGGTGTTGGGATTGACCAGACTTGGCAGTCCTAAAAAAGCTACCGAAGCCATGGAGATGCTGGGCCAGCCACTGGGCATGAGTCCCAGTGAAGTGGCACAGAAGATAATTAATATGGTTATAGATGTAATTGTACAGGAAATTGAAGCTATGTTCATCCAATGGGAGCAGGAACCTGCTTACCGGGTCTGGGAAGTTTTGCAAAAGCGTAAGGAACGGCCGGATATGGTGGTAGGTGTGGGTGGCGGAGCTGCGGGCTTTATTACCCAAATAGCAGCCAGAATAGGGGCTAATCCGGTAATCCCACCTTACTCTCCGGTGGCTAATGCCATAGGGGCTGCTGTGGCGATACCTACAATCCAAATTAATTTGCGGGCGGATACGGAACAAGGCTACTACACTATTGAACAAGAAGGTTATCAGGGTAAAATAGAAAAGGATCCCTTTACAGAAGAAGATGCCCTGCTTTTAGCCGATGAATGGTTGAAAAAACGAGCGGAAAAGTATGGATTGGGTAATGCGGTGGAAAAAACTGAATATACCCGTCGGGATGTATTTACTATGGTACGCAACTGGATTACCACGGGGAGAATTTATGACATCAGCGTACAAACACCAAGGGGCATAATCGGTCATATCGGAGCGAGGGGTGGGTTTAAGTGA
- the miaB gene encoding tRNA (N6-isopentenyl adenosine(37)-C2)-methylthiotransferase MiaB: MKKYYIITFGCQMNEHDSELIAGMLENKGYLSAEDQYDADIVVVNTCCVRETAENKVFGLLGRLGQLKKQRPHLIIAMGGCMSQQVHIGKRIKQRFQYVDIVFGTHNIHMLPELIDRVEEQKKQIIDIWPDKKEIIEGLSKKRFHGVRAWVNIMYGCNNFCTYCIVPYVRGREKSRQPEDIINEIQELVQRGYKDITLLGQNVNSYGKDLKDGVDFADLLVKINDIKDLCRIRYMTSHPKDFCDKLVTTVSRLNKVCEHIHLPVQAGSNHILKKMNRGYTREYYLELVEKIRSAVPGVSLTTDIMVGFPGETDADFTDTMELVRKVEFDSAFTFIYNKRQGTPAAGMEDQIPDEIKVERIEKLISLQNEISLRNNKKEVGKTLECLVEGPSKTNANLMSARTRTNKIVVFRGKQDMVGKLVPLRITGSGLTHLEGEFIPVE, encoded by the coding sequence TTGAAGAAGTATTATATTATTACCTTCGGTTGCCAAATGAATGAGCACGACTCCGAATTGATTGCCGGCATGCTGGAGAATAAAGGGTATTTATCCGCGGAAGACCAGTATGATGCCGATATCGTTGTTGTTAACACTTGCTGTGTTCGGGAAACGGCGGAAAACAAAGTATTCGGTCTTTTAGGCAGGCTAGGCCAGCTAAAAAAACAAAGGCCACATCTAATTATCGCCATGGGCGGGTGTATGAGCCAGCAAGTGCATATCGGTAAAAGAATAAAACAACGTTTCCAGTATGTAGATATTGTATTTGGCACCCATAATATACATATGTTGCCGGAATTGATAGACCGGGTAGAAGAGCAAAAAAAACAAATTATAGACATTTGGCCTGATAAAAAAGAAATAATCGAAGGATTATCCAAAAAGCGTTTCCATGGAGTACGGGCCTGGGTCAATATTATGTACGGGTGCAATAATTTTTGTACTTATTGTATAGTACCTTACGTGCGCGGGAGGGAAAAAAGCAGACAGCCCGAAGACATTATTAATGAAATTCAGGAACTTGTGCAGCGGGGCTATAAAGATATTACATTGCTTGGCCAAAATGTAAATTCTTATGGTAAAGACCTGAAAGACGGTGTTGATTTCGCTGATTTACTGGTCAAGATAAACGATATAAAAGATTTATGCAGGATACGATATATGACTTCTCATCCCAAGGACTTTTGTGATAAACTGGTGACAACAGTTTCTCGTTTAAATAAAGTATGTGAACATATCCACCTTCCCGTGCAGGCCGGTAGCAACCATATTCTAAAAAAGATGAACCGGGGATATACACGGGAATACTATCTGGAATTAGTTGAAAAAATACGTTCGGCCGTGCCTGGTGTTTCATTAACCACGGATATAATGGTTGGTTTTCCCGGCGAAACTGACGCGGATTTTACAGATACAATGGAGCTTGTAAGAAAAGTTGAATTTGACAGTGCCTTTACTTTCATATATAACAAAAGGCAGGGCACCCCTGCGGCAGGTATGGAAGACCAGATACCTGATGAGATAAAAGTGGAGCGTATTGAAAAACTCATTTCATTGCAAAATGAAATAAGTTTACGCAATAACAAAAAGGAAGTGGGAAAAACACTTGAGTGCTTGGTGGAAGGGCCAAGCAAAACAAATGCTAATTTGATGAGTGCTAGGACAAGAACCAATAAAATAGTGGTTTTTCGGGGTAAACAGGACATGGTTGGTAAGCTGGTGCCATTGCGCATTACCGGATCTGGCCTTACCCATCTAGAGGGAGAGTTTATCCCGGTGGAATAA
- the mutL gene encoding DNA mismatch repair endonuclease MutL yields MPRIYLLSEHTACRIAAGEVIERPVSIVKELVENSLDAGANIINIAITGGGIEAIEVVDNGCGISQEDTPLAFQRHATSKIKSIADLNCINTLGFRGEALPSIAAVARLSIKTRVPENNMGYHMVIKGGQVLRKEPVGCPVGTLINVQDIFYNTPARRKHLKSKSTEGGLIADMVYKMALIRPQTRFIFSHNGREIFRSPGSGNTLDVLASVYDVRTANMMLAINNQEQDIKVEGYISKPELSRSTRQQITVAVNGRVVRSRSINNALIEAYRGKLTAARYPVAVLLIWLPPDKIDVNVHPAKMEVKLSNEEHLQLLITDAVRRALRETGLIPHPVKMPATSEPFVLNLPSPANQHKVSNKGQAGAGNGNSLKERVAASYVPACDQQAPAGSSSSGNKDELGATVTLPSKADDHHSDQLAEVAESYKENPAFPDLRIVGQLLNAYILAQAADGLFIIDQHAAHERVLFEKFFKQLSVPNPQVQYLLKPVNINLRLHEQELLKEYAVELRAVGFVFEDFGQGSLLLRGIPAEFPPGQSEQLLADVAESIMEQGKISSAKTKHALASLLACKAAIKAGERLSTEAMEALVARLAGAGEPYTCPHGRPTVVSFTRRELDVMFKRT; encoded by the coding sequence ATGCCAAGAATATATTTGTTAAGTGAACATACCGCTTGTCGTATCGCGGCGGGTGAAGTAATTGAGCGACCTGTTTCCATTGTCAAGGAATTGGTGGAGAATTCACTGGACGCCGGGGCTAATATAATTAATATTGCCATTACCGGTGGGGGCATTGAGGCCATTGAGGTTGTTGATAACGGTTGCGGTATAAGCCAGGAGGATACCCCCCTGGCTTTTCAGCGTCATGCTACCAGTAAAATTAAAAGTATTGCAGATCTGAACTGCATTAATACTCTGGGTTTCAGGGGAGAAGCGCTGCCCAGTATTGCCGCAGTGGCAAGACTATCCATCAAAACTCGGGTGCCGGAAAATAATATGGGATACCATATGGTTATTAAAGGCGGCCAAGTGCTGCGAAAGGAACCGGTCGGTTGTCCAGTGGGTACGCTCATCAATGTGCAGGACATATTCTACAATACTCCCGCACGCCGTAAACATTTGAAATCCAAGTCCACCGAAGGTGGACTAATTGCTGATATGGTGTATAAAATGGCCCTCATCAGGCCCCAGACCAGATTTATTTTTAGCCATAACGGTCGGGAAATTTTCCGTTCCCCGGGATCAGGTAATACATTGGATGTGTTGGCCTCGGTTTATGATGTCCGCACGGCCAACATGATGCTGGCAATTAACAACCAAGAGCAAGATATTAAAGTAGAAGGCTATATTAGTAAGCCGGAATTAAGCCGTAGTACACGGCAGCAAATTACCGTGGCAGTTAATGGCCGTGTTGTCCGGAGCAGGTCGATTAATAACGCCCTTATAGAAGCATACCGGGGGAAATTAACTGCCGCCCGCTATCCGGTGGCGGTTTTGTTAATCTGGCTCCCGCCTGATAAAATAGACGTAAATGTACATCCCGCCAAGATGGAAGTTAAACTATCCAATGAGGAGCACTTGCAATTATTGATTACGGATGCGGTGCGTAGAGCTTTAAGAGAAACCGGTCTTATTCCCCATCCTGTAAAAATGCCTGCCACCAGCGAGCCTTTTGTTCTAAATCTCCCTTCCCCTGCGAACCAGCATAAGGTATCTAATAAGGGACAGGCTGGAGCGGGGAATGGTAACAGTTTAAAGGAAAGGGTTGCCGCAAGTTATGTTCCGGCCTGTGATCAGCAGGCACCGGCGGGCTCAAGCTCAAGTGGAAATAAGGATGAACTTGGTGCCACAGTAACCTTGCCTTCAAAGGCTGATGATCATCATTCCGACCAGTTGGCTGAGGTTGCTGAAAGTTATAAGGAAAACCCTGCCTTCCCGGATCTACGAATTGTCGGGCAGTTATTGAATGCTTATATTCTAGCCCAGGCAGCCGATGGTTTATTTATTATTGATCAGCATGCCGCCCATGAACGCGTATTATTTGAAAAGTTTTTCAAACAATTGTCTGTACCCAATCCCCAGGTGCAGTATTTATTAAAGCCGGTTAATATCAATTTAAGGTTACATGAACAAGAACTGCTTAAGGAATATGCAGTTGAACTGCGGGCAGTGGGTTTTGTTTTTGAAGATTTCGGACAAGGGAGCCTGTTATTGCGTGGTATACCAGCGGAATTTCCCCCCGGACAGAGTGAACAATTGCTGGCGGATGTGGCAGAGTCTATCATGGAGCAAGGAAAGATAAGCAGTGCCAAAACCAAACATGCCCTGGCCTCACTGTTGGCTTGTAAAGCGGCAATTAAAGCCGGGGAAAGACTTTCCACGGAAGCGATGGAAGCACTTGTGGCACGGCTGGCCGGGGCCGGCGAGCCGTATACTTGTCCCCATGGCCGTCCCACCGTGGTTTCGTTCACCCGTCGAGAACTGGATGTTATGTTTAAACGTACTTAA
- the mutS gene encoding DNA mismatch repair protein MutS produces the protein MAYTPMMQQYLQIKKSYQNHILMFRMGDFYEMFFDDALLASKELEIALTARDGGGGKKVPMCGVPHHAAQTYIARLIERGHRVAICEQTEDPRQAKGLVKREVTRIVTPGTLMEGQYLDDKKNNYLTAVVVEETGCGLAYSDISTGSFFVTQFNGPNAYNELIDEIHRLQPAELLLTSEANADLSKRLTGAVNILFTAIDDSLFTLESAENIINQQFGSEWRETGIDRLVLGLRAAGGILLYLMETQKRNLQQINRPQIYHTHQYMKIDAVSRRNLELTSSIRDGQRWGTLIWVLDYTCTAMGSRLLKLWIEQPLLDSSTIKKRLDAVEELLNNLIMRTQLRENLKQVYDLERLAGRVAYGSANARDLLALRKSFDVLPKIKALINNVNSELLIDIINSLDDMSDINELLHRALVDDPPVQVRDGGILKSGFHPEVDRLRAASRNGKDWLARLEAEERQRTGIKSLKVGFNKVFGYYLEVTKANLNQVPKHYIRRQTLVNAERFITNQLKEYEDMILGAQDRLVQLEYQLFGEIRQTVAGELQRIQGTAGRLAVLDVLSSLAESAQRYNFVRPIVNSSRKIVISDGRHPVVERVLKAGNFVPNDTYMDENNKLILLTGPNMAGKSTYMRQVALITLMAQMGSFVPAAAAEIGVVDYIFTRIGAADDLAGGRSTFMVEMSECRNIVNNATPNSLIIMDEVGRGTSTYDGISIARALVEYIHDKIGARTLFSTHYHELTDLEALPGVVNCTVSVHEENDEIIFLRKVLPGKVDKSYGIQVARLAGLPEEILNRAHDVLHRMEITVMNRQDTETGTDRAVKISVAGRCDQCPERLIIKELAKVDVMHITPMQALTLLHQWTEKLKDDVGLGENLLKEINISSEN, from the coding sequence GTGGCTTATACTCCGATGATGCAACAATATTTACAAATAAAGAAAAGTTATCAAAACCACATCCTGATGTTTCGCATGGGCGATTTTTATGAAATGTTTTTTGATGACGCACTACTTGCTTCCAAAGAATTGGAGATTGCTTTAACCGCCCGTGACGGGGGCGGCGGGAAAAAGGTACCTATGTGTGGTGTGCCTCATCACGCGGCCCAAACCTATATAGCCCGGCTCATTGAAAGGGGTCATCGGGTGGCCATATGTGAACAAACGGAAGATCCCCGCCAGGCCAAAGGACTCGTCAAGAGGGAGGTAACACGGATTGTTACTCCAGGTACATTGATGGAGGGACAATATCTGGATGACAAAAAAAATAATTACCTAACTGCAGTTGTGGTGGAGGAAACGGGTTGCGGGCTGGCATACTCTGACATTTCAACCGGTTCGTTTTTTGTTACACAGTTTAATGGTCCCAACGCTTATAATGAACTCATTGATGAAATACATCGCTTGCAACCGGCTGAATTGCTATTAACTTCCGAAGCTAATGCTGATTTAAGTAAAAGACTGACAGGAGCAGTCAATATACTATTTACCGCCATTGATGATAGTTTGTTTACTCTGGAATCGGCTGAAAATATAATTAATCAACAGTTTGGCAGCGAATGGAGGGAAACCGGTATTGACCGGCTGGTTTTAGGTTTGCGTGCAGCTGGAGGAATTTTGTTATACTTAATGGAAACCCAAAAGAGGAACCTGCAGCAAATTAACCGGCCACAGATATATCATACCCACCAATATATGAAGATTGATGCCGTATCACGGCGTAATCTGGAATTAACCAGTTCTATTAGGGACGGACAGCGTTGGGGTACACTTATTTGGGTACTTGATTATACATGTACAGCCATGGGTAGCCGGTTATTAAAATTATGGATTGAACAACCTTTACTGGATTCATCCACAATAAAAAAGCGTTTAGATGCAGTGGAAGAATTATTAAATAATTTAATTATGCGTACTCAACTCAGGGAAAATCTAAAACAGGTTTATGACCTGGAACGATTGGCCGGGCGGGTAGCTTATGGAAGCGCCAATGCCAGAGATTTGCTGGCATTAAGGAAATCCTTTGATGTTTTACCTAAAATCAAGGCATTAATAAATAATGTAAACTCGGAATTACTGATTGATATTATCAACTCACTGGATGATATGAGTGATATTAATGAACTGCTGCACCGGGCGTTGGTGGATGACCCCCCGGTACAAGTCAGAGACGGTGGTATTTTAAAATCGGGCTTTCATCCGGAAGTGGATCGATTGCGAGCAGCCAGCCGCAATGGCAAGGATTGGTTAGCCCGGCTGGAGGCCGAGGAAAGACAAAGAACGGGTATAAAATCTTTAAAAGTGGGTTTTAATAAAGTATTTGGTTATTACCTTGAAGTGACCAAAGCTAATTTAAACCAAGTACCGAAACATTATATACGCAGGCAAACTTTGGTCAACGCAGAGCGTTTTATTACCAACCAGTTAAAAGAATACGAAGATATGATCCTTGGTGCCCAGGACCGGTTAGTTCAGTTGGAATACCAATTGTTTGGTGAAATCAGGCAAACCGTGGCCGGCGAATTACAGCGTATACAGGGTACTGCAGGCAGACTGGCTGTTCTTGATGTACTGTCATCTTTAGCTGAGTCGGCCCAGCGGTATAATTTCGTGCGCCCCATTGTTAATAGCAGCAGGAAGATTGTTATTTCAGATGGCCGGCATCCGGTGGTTGAGCGGGTATTAAAAGCAGGTAACTTTGTCCCCAACGATACATATATGGATGAGAACAATAAATTGATATTGCTTACTGGACCCAATATGGCCGGAAAAAGCACATATATGCGCCAGGTAGCTCTAATTACACTGATGGCGCAAATGGGAAGTTTTGTGCCGGCGGCCGCAGCTGAAATAGGTGTGGTTGATTATATCTTTACCCGTATTGGCGCGGCGGATGATCTGGCCGGTGGTCGCAGCACATTTATGGTTGAAATGAGCGAATGCAGGAATATTGTTAATAACGCCACTCCCAACAGTTTGATTATTATGGATGAGGTGGGCAGAGGCACAAGCACTTATGATGGTATAAGCATTGCCAGGGCTTTGGTAGAATACATCCATGATAAAATTGGTGCGAGAACCCTTTTTTCAACCCATTATCACGAGTTAACCGATTTAGAGGCTCTGCCAGGAGTAGTTAACTGCACAGTGAGTGTACACGAGGAAAATGACGAAATAATTTTTTTAAGAAAGGTATTGCCTGGTAAGGTTGATAAAAGTTACGGTATCCAGGTGGCCAGGTTGGCTGGTTTACCCGAAGAAATCCTAAACCGTGCCCATGATGTTTTGCACCGGATGGAGATAACCGTGATGAACCGTCAAGATACTGAAACTGGAACCGACCGGGCTGTGAAAATATCAGTTGCAGGCCGTTGCGATCAGTGTCCAGAGAGATTAATAATTAAAGAACTTGCTAAAGTTGATGTGATGCATATTACTCCAATGCAAGCGTTAACCTTATTGCATCAATGGACGGAAAAATTAAAAGATGATGTGGGGTTAGGTGAAAATTTATTGAAGGAGATTAATATAAGTTCAGAGAATTGA
- a CDS encoding histone deacetylase family protein — protein MNKKTGLIFFPAFDWAISPTHPEREERLLYTRDQIFEEGVMDLPQIHEYAPRLASLHDISRTHFCVPMVQSQVTEAHLIAAGSTLQLGDSIVNGEIRNGFAMVRPPGHHAMRVVHGNRGFCSINNEAVLVEYLRRRHGIKKIAIVDSDAHHGDGTQDIFYHDPDVLFISFHQDGRTIFPGTGFTHELGGPGAYAKTLNVPLPPGTGDEAFMYVVDNLVLPVVKDFQPEIIINSAGQDNHYTDPLGSMRFTARAYADFTKKLQPHLAVLEGGYAIETALPYINLAIILALADVDYSNVMEPDYWPGRFKESPERIAQVQRMVEQLLESWANKDKVDLPNVFGNDKYYQRKKFIYYDTDYIEEEQFEKVRMCPDCPGYIIIKSRGERGYRAPIRIYAVSIPFQACHACQSEAYDIYEQAKKQKECEYVYMQDKSTDTCMYYDKVKGQEWVTEG, from the coding sequence ATTAATAAAAAAACAGGCTTAATCTTCTTTCCTGCCTTTGACTGGGCTATTTCCCCCACTCACCCCGAAAGGGAAGAGAGGTTACTATACACCCGAGATCAAATTTTTGAAGAGGGTGTTATGGATTTACCCCAAATTCATGAATATGCACCCCGTCTAGCCTCTTTGCACGATATATCAAGAACGCATTTTTGTGTGCCTATGGTGCAAAGCCAGGTCACCGAGGCCCACCTGATTGCCGCCGGGTCTACGCTGCAGTTAGGGGATAGTATTGTAAACGGGGAAATCAGAAACGGATTTGCCATGGTTCGCCCGCCGGGTCATCATGCCATGCGTGTTGTGCACGGAAATCGAGGTTTCTGCAGCATTAACAACGAAGCAGTTCTGGTTGAATACTTGCGGCGCCGTCATGGTATAAAAAAAATAGCCATTGTTGATTCAGACGCCCATCATGGTGACGGTACCCAGGATATTTTTTATCATGATCCCGATGTTTTATTCATATCATTCCACCAGGATGGTCGTACCATTTTTCCGGGTACGGGTTTTACCCACGAACTGGGTGGCCCCGGGGCCTACGCTAAAACGCTTAATGTGCCCCTGCCTCCGGGCACCGGAGACGAGGCCTTTATGTATGTGGTAGATAACTTGGTATTGCCTGTGGTGAAGGATTTTCAGCCGGAGATTATCATTAATTCAGCGGGACAGGATAATCACTATACCGATCCTTTGGGTAGCATGAGGTTCACTGCCAGGGCCTATGCCGATTTTACTAAAAAATTGCAACCACATTTGGCTGTTTTGGAGGGTGGTTATGCTATTGAAACAGCTTTGCCCTATATTAATCTGGCCATAATCCTAGCCCTGGCCGATGTGGATTATTCCAATGTTATGGAACCCGATTACTGGCCGGGGAGATTTAAGGAGAGCCCGGAAAGGATAGCACAGGTACAGCGCATGGTGGAGCAGTTATTGGAATCCTGGGCTAATAAAGATAAAGTGGATTTACCCAATGTATTTGGTAATGATAAATATTACCAGCGCAAAAAGTTTATCTATTATGATACCGATTATATTGAAGAGGAGCAATTTGAAAAGGTACGTATGTGCCCCGATTGTCCGGGTTATATCATTATCAAGTCCCGGGGCGAAAGGGGTTACAGGGCGCCGATTAGAATTTATGCTGTTTCCATACCTTTTCAGGCTTGCCATGCTTGCCAAAGCGAGGCATATGATATTTACGAACAGGCTAAAAAACAAAAAGAATGCGAATATGTTTATATGCAAGATAAATCCACTGATACTTGCATGTATTATGATAAAGTAAAGGGACAGGAATGGGTAACGGAAGGGTAA
- a CDS encoding enoyl-CoA hydratase-related protein, whose product MAWNNILLEKDNDIAVLTINRPKVLNALNAETLQEIDAAMDQLEKDDDVRVVIITGAGDKAFVAGADIAFMQTLKPLEARKFARLGQNVFSKIENLSKPVIAAINGFALGGGCELSMACDIRIAAENAKLGQPEVNLGLIAGFGGTQRLTRLVNPGLAKEILFTADMYNAEAAQRMGLVNHVVPTGELMDFCKNMAKRIASRGPVAVQLTKEAVNEGLEMDLEKAFRHEADLFGVVFATEDRDEGISSFLNKKKPEFKGR is encoded by the coding sequence ATGGCTTGGAATAATATCTTGTTGGAAAAAGATAACGATATTGCTGTATTGACGATAAACAGGCCCAAGGTGCTTAATGCTTTAAACGCGGAAACATTGCAGGAAATAGATGCAGCTATGGATCAATTGGAAAAGGATGATGATGTGCGGGTGGTCATTATCACCGGCGCTGGAGATAAAGCCTTTGTGGCAGGTGCTGACATAGCTTTCATGCAAACTTTGAAGCCTTTGGAAGCCAGAAAGTTTGCCCGGTTGGGGCAGAACGTATTCAGTAAGATTGAAAACTTATCCAAGCCAGTAATTGCTGCCATTAACGGTTTTGCTCTGGGTGGAGGTTGTGAACTGTCCATGGCTTGCGACATTCGCATTGCTGCAGAAAACGCCAAACTTGGCCAACCGGAAGTTAATCTTGGATTAATTGCTGGTTTTGGTGGTACTCAACGGTTAACCAGGTTGGTTAATCCCGGTCTAGCCAAGGAAATATTGTTTACTGCCGATATGTATAACGCCGAAGCCGCACAACGCATGGGACTGGTAAACCATGTGGTGCCCACCGGGGAACTGATGGATTTTTGTAAAAACATGGCTAAACGTATTGCCTCCCGTGGTCCAGTGGCGGTACAGTTAACCAAAGAAGCGGTGAATGAAGGTTTGGAGATGGACCTGGAAAAAGCATTCAGGCACGAGGCTGACCTTTTTGGAGTGGTGTTTGCCACGGAAGACAGAGATGAAGGTATTTCATCTTTTCTAAATAAGAAAAAACCCGAATTTAAAGGTAGATAA